CATAGTCCATTGGCAAATCTGGTAAAGCACAGCGGCCGCTTTGTGATGGACCCGATACCGAACCTGTATTTTACCCGGGATCCCTTTGCCAGTATCGGTAATGGTGTCAGTCTGAATCACATGTACTCTAAGACGAGAAGAAGGGAGACGATATATGGGGAGCTGATTCTTCGGCATCACCCCGATTTCTCTGAAGATATGCTTTTTTATTACAGAAGAGAAAATCCCTTTTGCATCGAGGGAGGGGATATTCTGAACCTGAGCCACAAGATTCTTGCGGTGGGTATCTCGCAACGAACGACACCGGAGGCCATTGAACTGTTGGCACAGAATATTTTTGAAGACAGGGATTCAGAAATCGAGAAAATTCTGGCTCTGGATATCCCAAGCATACGGGCCTATATGCATCTGGATACGGTACTGACTCAGATTGATTATGATAAGTTCACGATTCATCCCGGAATCCTGGATAGCCTGAAAGTATATGAAATCTGCCGGGGGATCCGGAAGGATTCCTTATCTGTAATTGAACGAAAGGGAACACTAGCGGAGATTTTATGCAGCTGTATGGGACTTGATAAGGTAACACTGATCCGTTGCGGCGGAAAGGATTGGATGGCCTCTGAGAGAGAACAGTGGAATGACGGCTCCAATACGTTGTGTATCAATCCGGGAAAGGTAATTGTGTATGACAGGAATTATATTACGAATGGGATTTTGCGGGATAACGGTATTGAAGTGTTGGAGATGCCAAGCTCTGAGTTGTCCAGGGGAAGAGGCGGTCCGAGATGCATGAGTATGCCGTTGATACGGGCGGATTTGTAAAGTGAAAGGAGTGTAAGTAATCATGTCATTTAAAATACCAGAATATCATCATCCGGATTTTAACCGGAAGCAGTTTAAGGATGCGCCTGAGGTGCGGTATGAGGAAGCAGAAAAGGATGGAGTGGCACCGGAATATTTCCACAGCACTTCCATGTATCCGGAGTACTTCAAAATCGGAGGAAGATGGATGCTGGCTGAAGAGAGCCGTATGGATTCCAGTGTAGTAATCTGTGACGATGGGCACCTTGCCGTAGTGGAGAACCGGAACCTGAAAAAAGGGGATAAGGTCATCCTGGGCCGCACTGAAAACTGTGAAGAAGGCATCTATATGCACTGCAGAGGCTTTGAAGAGGAAGGGAACCAGTTAGATGACAAGTTTGTATTTCGTCAGGGAAGAAGCCGTGAAACCTCTTATGCAAGAGATTACGATAATTTGTTTGAACTGCTCAGATATGAGAAAGAGCATGGAAATATTGTATGGGTTATGGGACCCGCATTTGCCTTTGATCATGATGCCAGAGAGGCGATGTCGGGCATGATCAAAGGAGGCTATGCACACGGACTGATGGCTGGTAATGCACTGGCTACGCATGATCTGGAGGGGGCGCTGCTGCACACAGCTCTGGGACAGGATATTTACACCCAGGCGTCACATCCGAATGGGCATTATAACCATCTGGACGTGATTAACAAAGTAAGAAAGAGCGGTTCCATTCCGCAGTTTATTCAGGATTATAACATTGATAATGGAATTATCTATAATTGTGTAAAACACAATGTCCCTATCGTGCTCACCGGATCCATCCGTGATGACGGTCCCATACCCGAGGTCATCGGAGATGCTTATCTGGGGCAGGGGGCTATGCGTAAGCTGATTAAAGATGCTACCTGTGTCATCTGTCTGGCCACTATGCTGCATACGATAGCCACAGGAAATATGACTCCGTCTTTTAGGGTGCTGCCTGACGGAACGATCCGTCCCGTGTATCTGTATACTGTGGATGCCGATGAATTCGTAGTGAATAAGCTTTTGGATCGGGGAAGCTTGTCCGCCACAACCATTGTAACAAATGTTCAGGACTTTATCGCTATTGTTGCCAAAGGGTTAGGCGTGATGGAGTAAATCATGTCTGTAAGGAATCTTCCTGCAGTTCAACATGCTGTCTGAAGGCTCCGGGTGTTATGGTACGGAATCGCAGAAAATTTCGGGTCAGGGTTTTGGCATTGTTGTAACCTACATCTATGGCGATTTCTGTTATACCCTTTTCGGTATTTTTTAGTAGTTCAGAGGCACGGTTTACCCGGATGAAGTTTAAAAAGTCAGAGAAATTCTTTTCTACCAGATGCAGCAGGAGGATGT
The window above is part of the Novisyntrophococcus fermenticellae genome. Proteins encoded here:
- the arcA gene encoding arginine deiminase; the encoded protein is MSIHVTNEIGSLKKVMLHRPGKELEHLVPGELERLLFDDIPYLKAAQQEHDEFADILKSQGSEVVYLEDLAAEVLRTSPEIRENFIRQIIEEGGSLALKFKSQLSELLNAIEDEKELVLKTMAGISMHELKETGHSPLANLVKHSGRFVMDPIPNLYFTRDPFASIGNGVSLNHMYSKTRRRETIYGELILRHHPDFSEDMLFYYRRENPFCIEGGDILNLSHKILAVGISQRTTPEAIELLAQNIFEDRDSEIEKILALDIPSIRAYMHLDTVLTQIDYDKFTIHPGILDSLKVYEICRGIRKDSLSVIERKGTLAEILCSCMGLDKVTLIRCGGKDWMASEREQWNDGSNTLCINPGKVIVYDRNYITNGILRDNGIEVLEMPSSELSRGRGGPRCMSMPLIRADL
- a CDS encoding putative NPN-dependent ornithine cyclodeaminase, whose protein sequence is MSFKIPEYHHPDFNRKQFKDAPEVRYEEAEKDGVAPEYFHSTSMYPEYFKIGGRWMLAEESRMDSSVVICDDGHLAVVENRNLKKGDKVILGRTENCEEGIYMHCRGFEEEGNQLDDKFVFRQGRSRETSYARDYDNLFELLRYEKEHGNIVWVMGPAFAFDHDAREAMSGMIKGGYAHGLMAGNALATHDLEGALLHTALGQDIYTQASHPNGHYNHLDVINKVRKSGSIPQFIQDYNIDNGIIYNCVKHNVPIVLTGSIRDDGPIPEVIGDAYLGQGAMRKLIKDATCVICLATMLHTIATGNMTPSFRVLPDGTIRPVYLYTVDADEFVVNKLLDRGSLSATTIVTNVQDFIAIVAKGLGVME